A single Muntiacus reevesi chromosome 9, mMunRee1.1, whole genome shotgun sequence DNA region contains:
- the LOC136175012 gene encoding olfactory receptor 52A1-like codes for MSISNITVFMLPVFTLIGIPGLESVQCWIGIPFCIMYLIAMIGNSLLLIIITLEPTLHEPMYIFLGMLGVTDIALLTSVVPKMLGVFWFHMSEIHFDSCLFQMWLIHTFQGIESGILLAMALDRYVAICYPLRHAAIFTPHLISQIASAVTLRAAILVAPCLVLIKFQLQFYHKTVISHSYCEHMAIVKLAAGNIRVNKIYGLLVAFNIAVFDLSFITLSYVQIFITVFRLPQKEARLKAFNTCIAHICVFLQFYFLAFFSFFAHRFGSHIPAFIHILIFSIYLLVPPFLNPLVYGAKTKQIRMQMVKMFSS; via the coding sequence ATGTccatttccaacatcacagtcttCATGCTTCCTGTGTTCACGCTAATAGGGATCCCAGGCCTAGAGTCTGTGCAATGTTGGATTGGGATTCCATTCTGTATTATGTATCTCATTGCTATGATCGGAAATTCTTTGCTTTTGATCATCATCACGTTGGAGCCCACTCTCCATGAGCCCATGTACATTTTCCTAGGGATGCTAGGGGTAACTGATATTGCACTTCTTACCAGTGTTGTGCCCAAGATGCTTGGAGTCTTCTGGTTTCATATGTCAGAGATACATTTTGATTCCTGCTTGTTTCAAATGTGGCTCATTCACACGTTTCAGGGCATAGAATCAGGCATCTTGCTGGCTATGGCCCTGGACCGCTATGTAGCCATCTGTTATCCACTCAGACATGCTGCCATCTTCACTCCCCACCTCATTTCTCAAATAGCAAGTGCAGTAACACTCAGGGCTGCCATTCTCGTAGCCCCTTGCCTAGTACTGATAAAATTCCAATTGCAATTTTACCACAAAACAGTCATCTCCCACTCCTACTGTGAGCATATGGCCATTGTGAAACTGGCTGCAGGAAATATCCGGGTCAACAAAATCTACGGTTTATTGGTGGCTTTCAACATTGCAGTGTTTGATCTCTCTTTCATTACATTGTCCTATGTACAGATATTTATCACAGTTTTTCGTTTGCCCCAGAAGGAGGCTAGGTTGAAAGCATTCAACACTTGTATCGCTCACATCTGTGTCTTCCTCCAGTTCTACTTccttgccttcttctccttctttgcaCATAGGTTTGGTTCTCACATCCCCGCTTTTATCCATATTCTCATTTTTAGCATTTACTTGCTGGTCCCTCCATTTCTCAATCCACTTGTCTATGGTGCAAAGACCAAGCAGATCCGTATGCAAATGGTAAAAATGTTCAGTTCGTAA